Genomic DNA from Silene latifolia mitochondrion, complete genome:
ATCACCAATCTGCGACCCCCTAAAAAAAAAAAGGAAATGCGGGCAGGGTAGAGCTCCGCGGAGGGTTCGAGAATAGGGTAAGGTCCTGTCCTTAAGATTCAGAAAAAAAAAGAGTTCTAAACCTTTAACAAGTGCTGCGTACAAGTTCCGGCCAGGATGATTGAGAAAGATCAAACCAATTTGAACCGCTCACATCACAGCACAGTAGTAGTAGCGTAAAGGCCGTAAGTCGGGGAGCGGCCATAACATAACATAAGGCTATTACTTTTACATCTCTCTCCTCTCTAGAGATCCATAGATATCTAGAGAGAGAGATCCGCCTGCGTGAGCAACCCGCCTTACTAAGAAAAGGGGCGTTACATGTGCTCTACAGGCCGCACTCCATCTTTCTTCCCAACGAGTCTCTTTCTTTTTTAATTTGGAAGACGGGCCTCATCTCTAAAAGCACGGTTCGAAAGGCATGGTTTTTAGTATGTCTAAAAATGGGGCCCCTCACTAGTCCGGCTAGCTAGTGAGCGGTTCTTTCGGGCGGGTTAGGATCAAGGGCCGGGCCATACGAGCGGGCATCCCCCGCAACGCAAGCAGCATTGTTCGCCCACTACCCGAAAAGCAAAAGATTCGAGAGTCCAGGCTGAAAATACATGCATAGAGAGTGGTCTAATGACAAGGGCCGACGACGAAAGCTCGGGACGGAGCCGTATGATGCGGAAGTCTCACGTACGGTTCCCTGAGAAGGGAGTGGCTACCTACTGGAGCTTCGACCAACCACAGATGGAAACTCTTAGGCCGGTCAATTCCGCTTTGGGGCCACCCCTTACTCTACCATTATTATAGGGGTCTGGGGTTCGAGACAAAGAAAGATCAAGGCAGCATATCAGTTTTTCCTTTATACTTTACTTGGATCTGTTTTTATGCTATTAGCTATTCTGTTGATTCTTCTCCAAACAGGAACCACCGATTTACAAATCTTATTAACCACAGAATTTAGTGAGCGGCGCCAAATCTTTTTATGGATTGCTTTTTTCGCCTCTTTCGCTGTCAAAGTTCCTATGGTACCAGTTCATATTTGGTTACCCGAAGCTCATGTAGAGGCACCCACGGCAGGATCCGTTATCTTGGCAGGAATTCTTTTAAAATTGGGAACTTACGGGTTTTTAAGATTTTCAATACCCATGTTTCCTGAAGCGACACTTTGTTTCACTCCCTTCATTTATACTCTAAGCGCGATTGCTATAATATATACTTCCTTGACCACTTTAAGACAGATCGATCTTAAGAAGATCATTGCTTACTCCTCAGTAGCCCATATGAATTTTGTGACTATTGGTATGTTTAGTCTGAACATACAGGGAATTGGAGGTAGCATTCTACCGATGTTAAGTCATGGACTGGTTTCTTCAGCCCTTTTTCTATGTGTTGGTGTTCTATATGACCGACATAAGACTCGACTTGTTAGATATTATGGGGGTTTAGTGAGCACCATGCCGAATTTCTCTACCATTTTCTTCTTTTTCACTTTAGCCAATATGAGTTTACCTGGTACTAGCAGCTTTATCGGGGAATTTCTCATCTTAGTAGGAGCTTTCCAAAGAAATAGCTTAGTAGCCACATTAGCAGCGCTTGGGATGATTTTAGGCGCGGCCTATTCCCTTTGGCTATATAATCGTGTGGTTTCTGGAAATTTAAAACCCGACTTCCTCCATAAATTCTCCGATCCAAATGGCAGAGAAATTTTCATATTTATACCCTTTCTTGTTGGAGGGGCGACCGTCCGTTAAACTACCAAAGAAAAAAGGGTAAACCAATGTAATCATGACATTGTAGGTGCTTGCGATGGGACGGATGCGACTTCCCTCAGTTGGTTTGGGTGGCATAGCCCGTTGCGGAAGTCCCCCCCTTTTTTGATCCTTTAGTCTTTAGGGAGCCAAAGCTTGACTTTTATTTTAAAGTAAGGCTCGCCTTTAAATTAGAACAGGGCGCTCACATTTTTTGGCTGAGCCATATCTTGTTGGGTGAGACCGAGATAAAGAAAGGACGGAGGTTACCCTGGTAATGGCATTTCTCGACCGTGTCTCCGAGGGACAGTTGAACGAGCGACTCATGAATGCTGCCAGATCGAACGAGCCAATAACTCGAACGCCTTCGGTCTGTTTTTTGAGCAAGAATCACAGCGTTACCTTACCTTCACCATGATACAGACTCCAAGTTCTTATGGCAGAGCACGAGGAGATTTATCATCAATATGATGATGAGAATATAAACCAGAAGCACGACCGGAGTCTTCGTGGTCCAAGATAATAAAACCATCAATAAGAGTAACGTAAGCATGAGACTTTTTGGTAGTACCGGTGAACCAGATGGCCGCGGCGATAGAATCTGGGACGGAGGACTCGTAGTATCTCTCTAGATCTGGCAAAAGCGAGAGACCCCCTAACGTAATTTGAATAGAGGCTGCCCAGCAACAAATGAACCCACTCTGGCCTATCTTCTTTCTATAAGCAAGCCCCTGTGGTTGCGAGCTGGAGCTGCCATTGCTTATGGCTAGAGCAATGGGAGGGGGCCCCTGCAGAGAGAACAGTAAGGATAACGAGCGCTCCGCCCCGTGCTTTTAATATAGGAGCGGGCGCCAGGAGCAGCAGGCAAGTGCTTGGTAGGCTAACAGCCCAGTGAACCGGGAAGAGCACTCGACGAAAGGAGGACAGACTAAGCAAGTACGAGAAATTGGCCCTGCTCCGCTTTCTGAAAAGCAAGGTGACCCCTACCCCTGTTAAGGAGGTGAGGTCAAACCAAGGACCTATGGAAGTCGGGGCTCGTCCATTGTCTATGTGCAATATTGGATAAAACAATAGGAGGCCGTAGCGCTGACCTCTTTTTTTATTGATTCAATACAATAGGGGAAAAGATCGCTTACTAGCTCAATGCCACTACCGAGACAACAGAAACTCTCAACGGATCTTCTGCGCGCTGGGCATACTTCTTCCGTGCGTCTTTATCGTGGCGGAAACAGAACAACAGGGAAAGACCCGGCCGACCTGCCCAGGTCGCCTTGGCGAGCTTTATTTAAGAGAGACTGGGGAGTAAAAAGACTTCCGTTTCCGTTCTTGGTTTGCTCTTCGCGCCTCTCGATCTTTTTCGTAGTTGGGAAGAGGGAAGGAGTCTAAATCAATGGACATTAATGAACCATCATTGATGGACGTTGCACATGACACGATCAATTCGACTCAAGGTCCGGCGCTAATAGAAGTTGCTTACTCTCCTAGTAGCGAAGGAAAAGGGCAGGGCTCTTTTTTCGTAGTAATAGTGGGCGGGTCTCATGAGATCTATGCCGGCCGCCGGAATCTATCTACTATCTAATAGCGGTCGAAGGACCATTCGATTGATTAAGGGGCATAGCGGCGCCCTCGCCTGGCGCCATTCCCCGACCTAGCAGCAGACGGGCGGGCCGTGCCTGAATTCAGACCAGACTTTTCTTTGTTTGAGCTGTTCCCACGCACCTAAGTTTAAATAATACGGAAGATCTCAGTTGTCCTGGACTGGACAAGTACGTAGGGATCCTCGTGGGCATGGTAACCTAAGGGGGGGGTTAAAATTCTCTTATAACCTTTTCACGCCACGCGCGGAGAGCTTTCCATTCATAGATTAGAGGGCTCCCCCGTTGAACAGAGTTAGGTTATGCCTCTACGGAAGAAGTGTACTTTGTACCGTCCGGAGGTCATATAGATCGGAACCCGGAGCGATAAGAACGAAAGGGTTGGTGTGGCCACAGCTACAACTACTGGCACTTCAAAAGGCTTAGATTTTAAGGTCATTTCTACTTGCTTACTTGTTAGAGTAAGGGCGCTACTGAAAGCTTTTTTTAGGTCGTGTAAGAGGTGTAAGCCTCGAAAGCCTTTGGTACTTCGGTAGAGCGAGCAGCCCTTAAACCAAACCAAACCAAAGATATTTTAAATACCTTCCCCTTTTTCTGCATTTCATTCTTTATTTGGCCCGCTTCAAACAAAAGAAAAAAAAGGGGGATGGAATGGGCCACCCCACCCAAGAGCGCTTATGTCATATGGGAACTCATGGCTGGAAACAATCCTTATGGTTTTGGTATCCAGTAGGAATAATAAGAATCAAAGTCCAGGTTGGTTGGTGAGCCTAGTGATAGGAAACTATCTTGCTTGGTTCGGAGAGCACTTGTTGGATTAAAGATTTTTTTTTCTAGATGTTATGGCCTAAATCCTGAACTATTGACTCTACTTGTTCGGATGGGTGTTCACCCCAAAGTGTTCCCGGACCGCATGCATACATCCGTAAGTAACTTAGTGCAACATGGAAAATTTCATTGAGAGGAATCAGCAAAGAAAAGAAAAACAGGTAAATTAATGTGTATTTGAAAGTCTTTCTCTTTTTAATTCTTTTTTTATTAAGAAAAAAGTGCAATCAAAGAAATACAAAATGAACTTAATTTAATATTAAAAAAAAAAAGAAAGAATAATTAGAATAAAAATATAAACATCAGAGATTAAAAAGACAACTTCAAGTACTTAGAATTGAGATATGTTACCAACGAGAAATATATATTCTTATTTTCATTAAATACAGCAGTGACTATCGAAATAGAGATATATGATATTAAATTTTTATGTTATTTTATTCTTATAATATGATAGTATAGTACTTATTGGAGGTAGTGTGTTGGCGCATATCAGGATTGGGGGAATATATTGGTAGATTGTGTGGAATAGACTTGAACATTTAGTTCAGAGGGCTAGACAACTTCCTCGTCGAAGACTGGACTTGCAAAGCCCCGCACCCATCTTAATATTAAAGGAGAGGCCCTTTCTAGCGCTTAACTTTCTTCAACTGCAACTGTCTTTATTAGGGCAGAGCTTCTATCTATTTCTACGTCAGCTAACATGCTCTCCACACGCCCTTTATAAGAACGGGCGCTTCGTATCCAACTCTCTCTCTCGCTCCACATTATAGAGGAAGCCAACCATCTTAATGATTAGCATGCCGTCCTTTCGCTCACATCTAACTCGCGTTTGTAATACATAAGGGGATTCCGCTCGCTCCTTAAAGAATGCGAGTTGGCTGGCAGATTCCCTTGCCCTTTTCTTTTCCTTCCCCTTTAATCAGGTTCAGGTAGAACCCAACCCACGTCACCGAAGGCTTTCTCTGTAGCTGTTCCTTTTGTTTTTGTTCACAGGTGGGTCTTCCATTAGATAGACAGGGGAGGCAATCTAAGATTGAAGGTAGGATTCTTCTTAATGGGACCATCCCTCAACAGCGCCTTCATCGGGTGCGACGTCTACTTTCACTACTGCCACTACCGGTGGTACCGCTACTCTTACTCTTCTTTCTTCTTCCTTGACTTTGTCTTCGTCTGGTAGATCTGGTAGAACTGCTGCTTGCCGCGTAACCAGTTACTCTTGTTGTTGCTCTTCTTCTTCGACTCTGTCTTCGAATGTTTTTATTTGATCAAATGCTTTGCCTTGTTCTCTGGATCAGCAAATGCTTGTTCTCATACCTCGGCGGGGAATGCTTCTTCGACTGCGTCTTCTGCATTTACTTTTACTAGGGCTTCTTCACCGGCTTCATGAGAATATATTGTAAATAAATTACAAGCCTAAGTGATTAAATGAGAAAGCAAGCCTTATCTTTCTTGTCTTGTCTTGAAGGTAGGTCCGGGATTAGACAAGGAAAGAAAAATCTTCCCGGTGTATATATCAAGGGACCTTCCTTTCCACTATCATCAACAAATGCTTTTTTGACTGGTTCGACTGGAACGTCGACATCTGTTTCTTCTCCTTAGTCGTCTTCGACTGGATCAGCCAACTCTGTAACTACCTCATCACCTGGGTCTTCCTCGGCGAATGCCTTTTCTTTATTGTTATTGTGGAAAGCTGCTTTTTCCTCTAGCTCTGGTCCAGCCTGGGCATTCTAAATTGAGCAATGCTGCTCATTGATTACTTCTCTTTGTCCTCGGTCGAGTCATTTCATTCTTCTCCCGTCCCGTAACTACTATAACTATAGCTAGAGTAGGTAGCTTCACTAGAGTAGGTAGCTTCGCTAACATTACTTTGATCCTGTATTCCGATACTGTACTCCTCGCCTGTGCTCGGGTCGGTTGCGGCTTCGTTAGATTCATTCATCCTTGGCTTGGGTTCATTCTCTTCCATAGGGCGGGCGTAAACCTATCTATTCTATGTCAAGTCTATGTCAAGATCAAGGAAAGTGTACTGTTAAATCAGAATGTGCACGGACAGTACTACCCTCGGTTCGGGTGGACAGGGTAGTCCTTGGGATGACTGATGGTTGGATCGATCATAGGTAGATTGGTTCCATGAATGGCTTAGCCTATTATATTAGTATATTAGGCTTTCTATTGAATTTATCTCCTGTAATAAGAATTTATGCCTGGGCACACAGGAAGTGACTGTGTTGACGAGTCTAGTCCCTTTCTAATTAAAATGCGAGGCACGCTCTGATTTCGAAGAATTGCAAGGCCAGAATGTATTTCAGTAGCTGGCCAGCGTAAACACCCTTTCTTTAATGATAGGAATAGAAATGGTCTACTACTTATGACCAGGATGAGCCTGGCCTAAGTATGGGCTCGGGTGGCAAGGTGTAAACAGCCTCTTTTTCTTTAGTATGATAGGAGTGTCCTCTCATGATAGAATTAAGCTGCGTATAAGGATGGCTTCCCTAATAGGGTGGACTAAGCCAATGAACTAATATCCCCCAAAATCACCTTTAATAAGGATATGGCGGACGTATTCCTTTAGCTGACGCGTGACATATCTGAGAGCAGATAGCGGGATTTCCCTCCCATAATAAGTACTTACTGGGTAAACCCCCCTCTATAATCAGCAATATCCGTAGAAAGTGCGCAAGTTTCGTACCAAGGCACTAAAAAGCGAGTCAGGCTAGACCATGTGCGATGCGACCCTTATGGAGGTACCGAATCCAGCTTTTGTTAGGCAGGAACGTCCCCCGAGAACAAATAGGGTTTTGACGAGTAAAGCGTCGATAAAGTCTCAGCTGGGTTCAGAGCCCACCTCAACAATTTAGAGGCTGTAATGCTGCTACTAGCGAAGAAAAGACTTTCAAAAGGAGTAAAGACGAGTGATAAAGATCGGAAAGAAAGGAAAGAAGGCTTGGATTCGATTTAAATCTTTATCTTTACGCTTTAATTAATTTAATGTAATTAAAAATAGAATTAATAACATTGTCGAAACTTATTAATTACAAAATTAACTGTATTTGGAAAGAATTGAAATGAAAGTCGCATCTCTAATTAATAACCTCTTTCTCCCATTCGGAGGTCTGTCCTCAAGCTTTCCATAAACAGAAACAGCACCTGAGTACGTTTCATCCGTGAACGCGAACTCCTAGCTTACTCGATCCTGGATGCGATAGCTGGCTCGGCCAATCCTTTAGTCGCATGCATTGACATGAAGGGACTACTCTTTAGCCATACGTTAGGACTGGTTTTACTGTCCGCGGTAAAGGCCTATCCTGTTAGCGGTTAGAGAGAGGAATGAAATACTTGACCGGAGGGAGAGGAACTTACCACCAGTCTTACTACCTAGATGTTACCACAAGCAAGTGTTAACCACCAAGCGTTATTACCCAGACATGTGGACAGCATTCGTTACCACCAATTCTTGTTGCCAAGCAATGAACACTAACTGAACAGCGCGTTTGCGCAAGCTATGTTGGTTGATGCGTATTTGGCTTTTATATGACTAGCCCCAGTTAACTGGGATCTTTCTTGACCAATCGATGCTTATTTAACGACTGTAGCCCAAGACAAAAGGCCTTGTTAAAGAAGAATGGGACGAAGCCGAGATAGTCTATCACGGCAAGCGATCTATCCTGTTTCGTCAGGGAAGGTACCTTTCCTTATGGTTTGCCGCCGTAAAGGTATGAAATGACTCAACCGACGGGGAGAGGAAGTGAGAGGGATTAAAAGTACTATGAGCGCAGCGGTGAGGTTTCAGTCTCACTTGTGGGTCCTAGAGCTAGGAGTTCAACTTCCTCATTCGCATTCACAGAGCATCGGCTGATTCTGTTTACTGAAAGCAGGAGAAGATGGCCTTCCTGGGGTACCATTATAGGTGCACGAAACGCGGCTTTATCACTAGGAGAAGGGTACGCTTCCCTCTTATTCATTCCAGGCGTCACACGCAAGCGGCACATGTGCATCTTCAGAGGAACTCTTTTCCTATGGTACTCTATTTTTCTATAAAAGTGTGGAGAACACATCCCGTCCGGGGTCGTACCATTGCATGTCTATCGAAACGAGGCACAAGAGCCTTACGCGCAGAATAGAACGAACTACCTTATTCCTGGGTAAGCTAGTGACTGCATCAATAGAATTAGCGTATCATTATGGAGACTATGTTGGCAAGTGCTCTCCTTTCGTGAGGAATGAGCTTAGTTTACTCCCTTGCTTGAGTCCCGAAAGGGCTTATCTTATGAGTCCTTCCAGCCGTGGCTTATTCAAAACAACATGTAGGATCGTTCTTCCTACCATTACACGCTACGCTCCTCGCCCTATTACTATATCTAAGACTACTTTTCTTGCACATTAGGAGACAAGGACTGTACTTATTGCGATGACTGGCTTCCTGCTTTCAAAAGACTAGGTGTGTATTTACATCCTTTCATATCATATGGTAAACTAGTCTTCCTTTTCTTCCAGAATGGGACTCAGGATGGCATTTGATGTCGGTTTTCAAGTCTAAAGTTAGGTGCATTTGGTTTCAATCATATCAAATACCGTAACGTATCCACGTTTTCATCTTAATATTCTTATTTCGTATGCTAAGGCAAAAGCAGGGCAAAGAACCCAAGCTCATACTAATACGGCATTCATATCTTTCGAGAAGGGACAGTCCTATCATGTGGAAGATTTCTCTTAGTTCACAAGCTAGCACATCCTAGGGAAAGAGGAACCAGTACTTCAATTCATTCTGGAAAAGAAGTACATGCATTAATCCTATTAAAGTAGGGAATCGCTCTCAAGAAAGTCATCTCAGGCTTCAGGCTTAGGAAAGGGATTTCGTGACATCATCGAAATGAACTGGCCTTTCAACTTCTTTGATTCATCGGCTTTAGTAAGGCGAATCTTAAAAAAGAAAATGGGAAATTTCTCTTTTGAATTAGTCAGATATATCCTATGAATTTGATTTCGCACTGGAAACTATTCTAGGAGAAGTTCGAATCCGTTTCGTTCGGATATTGATCGGTCTTGGTTTGACATGGTTTACGCGTTATTGGTTCCCGGAAGAGTTAATATTCCCATTAGCTAAACCCTTTCTGACCCTGCCTTTGGACTCGTATTTTGTTTGTACACAATTAACGGAGGCCTTCTCAACATATGTAGCAACGTCTTCAATAGCATGCTCTTACTTCGTCTTTCCTTTTGTAAGTCACCAAATTTGGTGCTTTTTGATCCCCAGTTGCTATGGGGAACAAAGGACGAAATACAATAGATTTTTCCATTTAAGTGGTTTTTGCTTCTTCTTGTTCCTGTTCTTAACTCTTTCCCGGGTAGTTCCCAATGTTTGGCACTTTCCATACTTCGTGGGTGCAACATCAACAAATTCGCTCATGATCAAGTTACAACCTAAGATCTATGACTATATTATGTTAACTGTTCGTATTTCGTTCATTCCATCGGTATGCTCCCAGGTACCTGTAATTGTGATCTGTTTGCTGGAACTGAGGGGTCTTTCTGTGGAAACCTTCACGAACAATCGTCGTTTTTTGATGGTTTTTCCGCTTCTCACAGCTGCTCTTTCCACACCTCCGGATATCTGGTGCCAAATTCTCGCCCGTTTCCTTCTTTCTTTGATAATAGAGTTGGCTATCTTTGTGGCATCGATTGTACAAGTTCGTGAACGTGAAGAAGGCTGGACGAGTGGAATGAGGGGGAGCGGCTCGATCGACAAAAAAGAAGAGTAGCCCCCCTAGAACCTGGCAAAGTCATTATCAATGAATTCCCGAACAATTCTCAACCAACATCTGCTTCTATGCTCGCTTCCGACTAGACAAAGCTGGATTCGATCCCTGTCTTCTGCCCCGCAAGGAGCCTCATTCTCATCTTATTACTATATGTATGCCTATAAAGAAAGTGAAGTATCAGCCCTAAGACCTAGGAGCGGGCCTAGCTTACTCTCTTTCGTGAGAGGCCCTTCCTTAAATAGAAGGATGAAGCCAATCAAAGGAATTTCGTTCGTATGGCTATTTATGAAGCATCTGCCGCGCATTCCTCTTCTTATTCTTCAGGGAAAGTACCTCCATTCCTCTTGAGGAGACAGGCGCACTTGCTTAACGTAGCTTGTTACGGGTCTTTCATTCCTATCTTTATTAAGGAGTTAAGCCCACATTCCTAGCCAGGGATTGGAGGTACTTGTTCCAAGGCTCAGTTAATACGGCTTTGCTAAACCCCCTCACTGACCACGCATAATGCTGTGTCAACATCTGATCCTATAGCTGATTTCGTCTAGAAAAGCTGGATTCAATCCCTGCCTAAAGGTCGGCCTCGGCCTCGTAAAGGAGCTTCATTCTCAGCTTTTGAGCATACTTAACCCTATGAATAAAGAGAAGTATTCGGCCTACCATCTTTCCAGCACGTATTTCATCCGGATACGTTTTTACGGAGCAAGCAACAAGTGCTTCGTTCTATTAACTATTAAAACACGCACTCCACGGCGCAGTGTCGTTCAAAATCAGCCAGGATTTGCTCAATAAATTACTCGTCGTAACCGAAATCTTATGCAGTTGCCCTTTTAGATTAGTAAGGTCTGGACTCGTTGCCTGTGCAGTGGTGTGACCGATTCCTCGCAAACAAATGACAAATAAGTGATTTCGACCCTAGCGCAGCAAGCAAGAGGGGAAGGGCTCTCAAGGCTTAAGAATTCGTGTTTAACACGTTTAACGCGCTTCCGAACGATGCATCAAGGAGTGGGATAGAAGCCACATAAACGGGCTTAGGCCCGAACTTTCCTTCGTTTCCAGCATCGCCAACCGGATCTTCTTCTTGAACAGCTGGACTTTCCTCTGTCTCACCCAAGTCAGAAGATTTGAAATAAATTCGACATAATTTGCAAGAAAATTAATTTCTTCAATCTCCTGTGAAATTTTCAATAAAAGCCGTGATTTTTGGTGTCTTCCTTAAGGGAGCGAGGGTTTGAACCGGGCATCTTGATTCAGTGCAAAAAGAGAACTTCGTATCTTATGGAATTAACTTTAAAATGTGCTTAAATCGCATTTTGTTGAAAATCCTCGGCAAATAGCAAGAAAATCCTTCGTTTTAAACAAAGAAAGTCGTCCAATCCGCTAACAGCCCCTTAGCTCATCTGCCTGTTGGAGCAAGTCTAGTTTACGTAACGCGCCAGCTGTACTACTAGTAAAGCCTGCTTCGGCATCGTTCCTACTCCTCTGCTCCCTGCTAGCTCATCTTTTTCATAGTTAAACAAAACAAACCCGCTACGTATTGTAAAAAAGGATTTCCTG
This window encodes:
- the nad4 gene encoding NADH dehydrogenase subunit 4 — protein: MLEHFCECYFDLSGLILCPVLGSIILLFIPNSRIRLIRLIGLCASLITFLYSLVLWIQFDPSTAKFQFVESLRWLPYENINFYLGIDGISLFFVILTTFLIPICILVGWSGMRSYGKEYIIAFLICEFLMIAVFCMLDLLLFYVFFESVLIPMFIIIGVWGSRQRKIKAAYQFFLYTLLGSVFMLLAILLILLQTGTTDLQILLTTEFSERRQIFLWIAFFASFAVKVPMVPVHIWLPEAHVEAPTAGSVILAGILLKLGTYGFLRFSIPMFPEATLCFTPFIYTLSAIAIIYTSLTTLRQIDLKKIIAYSSVAHMNFVTIGMFSLNIQGIGGSILLMLSHGLVSSALFLCVGVLYDRHKTRLVRYYGGLVSTMPNFSTIFFFFTLANMSLPGTSSFIGEFLILVGAFQRNSLVATLAALGMILGAAYSLWLYNRVVSGNLKPDFLHKFSDLNGREIFIFIPFLVGVVWMGVYPKVFLDCMHTSVSNLVQHGKFH
- the mttB gene encoding transport membrane protein (start codon not determined); this encodes ISYEFDFALETILGEVRIRFVWILIGLGLTWFTCYWFSEELIFLLAKPFLTLPLDSYFVCTQLTEAFSTYVATSSIACSYFVFPFVSHQIWCFLIPSCYGEQRTKYNRFFYLSGFCFFLFLFLTFSWVVPNVWHFLYFVGATSTNLLMIKLQPKIYDYIMLTVRILFISSVCSQVPVIVICLLELRGLSVETFTNNRRFLMVFSLLTAALSTPPDIWCQILACFLLSLIIELAIFVALIVQVREREEGWTSGMRGSGSIDKKEE